GTGTTTCTGGGCCAAAAAGAGCATTGAGTTGTTTATTGAGCGCCGCGGTCAGTTCTTTGTGCAGTGGTTTAGTTTTGAGGGCGTCGGCCAGCCAGCTCAGGGCTTCGGGGGTAACGGCGATGTCGGGCGAGCCGGCCCACAGGGGAATTAAGTGGGCGCGTTTGAGTTGGGTTTCAAAAAAAGCGGTCGTCAGCACCAGGCCCGGGGGCACCTTCAGGTTGCGCTGCCGGAGCAGCGCCAGGCGAAATGCTTTGCCGCCAACCAGGGGTAAATCGGCGCCGTCAATTGCGTCAAGCGTAAGCAGCCAGGGAGGCGAGCCGGGTTTATCTTGGGTCTGGGTAGAAGATTCACTCCAAAGATGGGTCATTGGCTTGTTGGGTTTCATTAAATCCGGGATAACTGGCCAGGGTCAATAACACAATCATCCCGGCGATGCCGCCGGTGCAAACCAGGGTCAAATAATTGGGCGGATCGGCAATCAGGCTGATGGTTGGACCAAACAACAGCAACCCCAAGGCCAGCAGCAAACTGCCATAAAGGCCGGCTATTGATTGCGTAAAAAGTCCGGTGGCTACAATCAGGCCAATAATGCCGATCACAATAAATATAATGGCCACCAGCAATTCAAATGCTTGCAGGGCGGTAATATAATGAGGAAAGGATCGGGTTCTGAAACCCGAGATGAGCCATTCCCCAGAAGCAATTATACCACCACTCAGAAAGATAATCGAAATACCAATCCAAAAAGCAGCCACCAGTTTTAGAGTGACCGGCCGGCCGGGCGCGGTTTTTGTTTTTTTGGAAGTTTGGGCCGTAGGGGGAGCGGTTTGAGCCTGGTATCTGGCCAATTCGGCAGGCTCCAGGTAATTGTACAATTCCTGCTTGGCCCATTCGTTGCCCGGATTAATGATGATGAGATTTTCCAGGCAAATGCGTTTATCGTCGTGACGGTCGAAGACCCGGTATAGCCAGAACCAGGCGGTTTCGTTGGTCTGATCTTGCTCAACCACATCCAGCAGCCGGAAGCGGGCCTGTTCGTATTGTTGATTTTTAGCGGCAATGATGCCTTCTTGCAGCCACTCTTCTATTTCCTGTTGGGTGACCAATGTGTCGCAATTCTTTCTGTGAGGGTTGAGGACAGAAGTCACTCAGGCAAGATTCGTCCAGGCAAAACTCGTCCAGGCGAAACTCGCCCAGGCGAAACTCGTCCAGGCGAAACTCGCCCAGGCGAAACTCGCCCAGGCGAAACTCGCCCAGGCGAAACTCGCCCAGGCGAAACTCGCCCAGGCGAAACTCGTCCAGGCGAAACTCGCCCATCATTCTGAATTCTACCTTACCCCCCCCACATGCACAAGTTAAAGCAACCCAACGGCAGGCCGGTTCTTTTGGCCGCGTAAAAACAAAAAGCCGGGCTGCCACTACCCGGCTTTTCACAAGGAGGAGAAAAGAATGTCAATCTGTATTGACTGGGTGTAGTATACCCCCTTTTAGTTGGCTATACTTGACGCCTCAACAATGCCATCTTGCTGCTAACCCTACGCTCAACTAACGACTACTGTCCCCAGCGGAGCGAAACATCGTCAACGTACATCGCCGTTAGGCCGGAGCAACCGCGATTGAGCACACTGAAGTAGACGTAAATTGTCTGGCCGCGCAGATCGGAAATGTCGTAGGTGCGCTGTTCCCAGGTTTGGCTATTGCTTAAACCAATTGAAAGATTGCGGGTAAGGCGGAAATTGCTGTTCAGCAGGGCAATGTATTGCAGGTTAACCCCGCAAGAATCTTGCGTAATGGGGTAAACATTGGCCGTGAGCACGGCCTGGCTTGCTTCGGCGGGAATGGTGACCCGCTGCCAGATAGAACTGAAGCTGAATACGTTGCGTCCACTGAGAGCGCCCAGGCGGATAGAACGATTACCGCTCAATACCACGTTTGTTTCGTAACCGCCCCGGATGGGCGTATCGCCAAAAACCCAGCCTTCGTCGGTTTCAAAGCCGCCGTTGGTCAGTAGCTCGCCTGGCGGCAAGGGCATGGGAGTGGGGGTGTCGGTGGGGGGCGTCACTACCGGAGATGTAGGGGTGGGCGTGGGCGTATCGGTGATGATTGGCGGAAGCGGGGTAGGCGTGGGGGTATCGGTAATAACCGGCGGAAGCGGAGTGGGCGTGGGCGTATCGGTGATGATTGGCGGAAGCGGGGTAGGCGTGGGCGTATCGGTGGGCGGCTCCACCGGGCCGCCAATGGCGTTCAAAGCAGCCGCAGCTTGAATTAAGCCGGCCCCATACTGGTTGGGATCGCCCAGGTTACGGGCCGTGTTGGCCATAAGCGTTTCCAGTTCTTGCGGCGAGGCGTTTGGTTTTTTAGAAAGCATCAAGGCGGCCACTCCGGCCACGTGGGGCGAGGCCATGGAGGTGCCTTCAAAGAAGAGATAGGTATAACCGCCGCCCACTCGCTTGAAGGTTTGTTGCAATACGCCGTCGGCGTAGCCATCCTGGTTTTGGTCCACGCCGGTGTCTCCGCCGGGAGCGACCAGGTCAATTTGCGGTCCAAAGTTGCTGTAAGGGGCGCGGGTTTTATCAAAGCGCACGGCCCCCACGGCCACTACATAATCATCGTAAGCAGCGGGAAAGGCGACAGAGCCATTGCTGTTACCGGCGGCGACTACCACAAAGACGCCCCGGTCGTGGGCGTACTTAACGGCATCTTGCAGGGCTTGCGAGCCGTTTCGCCCGGCCAGGCTCATGTTGATTACTTTAGCCCCCTGGTCGGTGGCATAGATAATGCCCTGGATAATTTTCTCGTAGCTGCCTTGCCCGCTAGAGTCTAGCACTTTTACCGGCAGCAAGGTGGTGTTAAAGGCTACCCCGGCCACGCCCACGCCGTTGTTGGTGCTTTGGGCAATGGTGCCGGCCACATGCGTGCCGTGCCCCTGGTCGTCGGTGGGGTCGGCGTCGTTATTAACAAAATCATAGCCGGACCGGCGCCCGGTATTTTGCAGGTCGGGCGCGCCAAAGTCAATGCCGGTATCCACCACCGCCACAATGACGTTTTGGCCGGTGGCCTGGTCCCAGGCTGCGGGCGCTTGAATTTCTTGCATGTGCCATTGGTAGGAAAAATAGGGGTCGTTGGGCGTAAAGGGGGCGGGTATGTAAGCCGGCCTGCCGGTGATGCCGGAAGGCTTTCCGGTGATGCCGGCAATGAAGTTGGGTTCGGCATATTCCACGGAGGGGTCTTGCTGCATGATGGCTGCCGCGTCTTGAGGAGGTATCTGCGGGTCATAGTTGACCACATAGAGTTGATTAACATCCTGCGAAACCCGCAGGGAAAGATTCTCC
The window above is part of the Anaerolineae bacterium genome. Proteins encoded here:
- a CDS encoding pentapeptide repeat-containing protein; protein product: MRTEVTQARFVQAKLVQAKLAQAKLVQAKLAQAKLAQAKLAQAKLAQAKLAQAKLVQAKLAHHSEFYLTPPTCTS
- a CDS encoding S8 family serine peptidase produces the protein MKQYLKFIAPQFIAPLILIIVLLAACEIPRPAGAPGDLSTEIPVPGSPPPLPPATDTPIPAESVTPPTISEISPEVFPAPVEPDLPPKSGQIMVKLVPQAALQARDAQVGSDGIVAAGVPPLDETLKQIGATGLEPVIQPVADGTGDSLENLSLRVSQDVNQLYVVNYDPQIPPQDAAAIMQQDPSVEYAEPNFIAGITGKPSGITGRPAYIPAPFTPNDPYFSYQWHMQEIQAPAAWDQATGQNVIVAVVDTGIDFGAPDLQNTGRRSGYDFVNNDADPTDDQGHGTHVAGTIAQSTNNGVGVAGVAFNTTLLPVKVLDSSGQGSYEKIIQGIIYATDQGAKVINMSLAGRNGSQALQDAVKYAHDRGVFVVVAAGNSNGSVAFPAAYDDYVVAVGAVRFDKTRAPYSNFGPQIDLVAPGGDTGVDQNQDGYADGVLQQTFKRVGGGYTYLFFEGTSMASPHVAGVAALMLSKKPNASPQELETLMANTARNLGDPNQYGAGLIQAAAALNAIGGPVEPPTDTPTPTPLPPIITDTPTPTPLPPVITDTPTPTPLPPIITDTPTPTPTSPVVTPPTDTPTPMPLPPGELLTNGGFETDEGWVFGDTPIRGGYETNVVLSGNRSIRLGALSGRNVFSFSSIWQRVTIPAEASQAVLTANVYPITQDSCGVNLQYIALLNSNFRLTRNLSIGLSNSQTWEQRTYDISDLRGQTIYVYFSVLNRGCSGLTAMYVDDVSLRWGQ